The nucleotide sequence ttacggacccagtccgtgtaattgctaccatcatcttttaactttgttttctcaaggaacgcattaaaattcaacggaacaacaacacgggccatctatctacaatcaaacataaacaagcaagatactatcaggtactaagctcatgataaatttaggttcaattaatcatattactaaagaactcccacttagatagacatccctctaatcctctaagtgattacgtgatccaaatcaactaaaccatgtccgatcatcacgtgagatggagtagtttcattggtgaacatagctatgttgatcatatctactatatgattcacgctcgacctttcggtctctgtgctccgaggccatatctgtatatgcttgactcgtcaagtataacctgagtgtTCTGCGTGTGCAAattttttgcacccgttgtatttgaacgtagagcctatcacaccgatcatcacatggtgtctcggcacgaagaactttcgcaacggtgcatactcagggagaacacttcttgataattagtgagagatcatcttaaaatgctaccgtcaatcaaagcaagataagatgcataaaagataaatatcacatgcaatcaatataagtgatatgatatggccatcatcatcttgtgcttgtgatctccatcttcgaagcatcatcgtgatcaccatcgtcaccggcgcgataccttgatcaccatcgttgtcttctcgccaatcttatgcttccacgactatcgctaccgcttagtgataaagtaaagcattacagcgcaattgcattgcatacaataaagcgacaaccatatggctcctgccagttgccgataacttggttacaaaacatgatcatctcatacaataaaatttagcatcatgtcttgaccatatcacatcacaacatgccctgcaaaaacaagttagacgtcctctactttgttgttgcaagttttacgtggctgctacgggcttaagcaagaaccaatcttacctacgcatcaaaaccacaatgatagtttgtcaagttggtgatgttttaaccttcgcaaggcccgggcgtatccacactcggttcaactaaagttagagaaactgtcacccgctagccacctttgtgcaaagcacgtcgggagaaccgatctcgcgtaagtgtacgcgtaatgtcggtccgggccgcttcgtccaacaataccgccgaaccaaagtatgacatgctggtaagcagtatgacttatatcgcccacaactcacttgtgttctactcgtgcatataacatcaacacataatacctaggctcggatgccactattggggaacgtagtaatttcaaaaaaattcctacgcacacgcaagatcatggtgatgcatagcaacgagaggggagagtgtgatctacgtacccttgtagaccgacagcggaagcgttatcacaacgcggttgatgtagtcttacgtcttcacggcccgaccgatcaagcgccgaaactacgacacctccgagttctagcacacgttcagctcgatgacgatccccggactccgatccagcaaagtgtcggggaagagttccgtcagcacgacggcgtggtgacgatcttgatgtactaccgtcgcagggcttcgcctaagcaccgctacaatattatcgaggattatggtggaagggggcaccgcacacggctaagaatatgatcacatggatcaacttgtgtgtctaggggtgcccctgcccccgtatataaaggatcaaggggaggaggccggccggcccctatggcgcgccaaggaggagtcctcctcctagtaggagtaggactcctactaggagggggaaagaagtggagagggagaaggaaaggggggcgccgcccccccccctctcctagtccaattcggaccaggggggaggaggcgtgcggcccacctttggctgcccctctctctctccactaaggcccatatggcccattgcttctcccgggggggttccggtaaccctccggctctccggttttctccgaaatcacccagaacacttacggtgtccgaatatagccgtccaatatatcaatctttttgtctcgaccatttcgagactcctcgtcatgtccgtgatcacatccgggactccgaactaacttcggtacgtaaaaactcataaactcataatataactgtcatcgaaaccttaagtgtgcggaccctacgggttcgagaacaatgtagacatgaccgagacacgtctccggtcaataaccaatagcggaacctggatgctcatattggctcctacatattctacaaagatctttatcggtcagaccgcataacaacatacgttgttccctttgtcatcggtatgttacttgcccgagattcgatcgtcggtatcttaatacctagttcaatctcgttaccggcaagtctctttactcgtttcgtaatacatcatctcgcaactaactcattagttataatgcttgcaaggcttatgtgatgtgcattaccgagagggcccagagatacctctccgacaatcggagtgacaaatcctaatctcaaaatacgccaacccaacattcatctttggagacacctgtagagctcctttataatcacccagttacgttgtgacgtttggtagcacacaaagtgttcctccggtaaacaggagttgcataatctcatagtcataggaacatgtataagtcatgaagaaagcaatagcaacatactaaacgatcgggtgctaagctaatggaatgggtcatgtcaatcacatcattctcctaatgatgtgatcccattaatcaaatgacaacacatgtctatggttaggaaacataaccatcttcgattaatgagctagtcaagtagaggcatactagtgacacttagtttgtctatgtattcacacatgtattatgtttccggttaatacagttctagcatgaataataaacatttatcatgaaataaggaaataaataataactttattattgcctctagggcatatttccttcacactatacctacctatgggtcGAGAAAAACCTTTCAAGTAAGTCATCATCGGTGCATGCATCAAAGTTATCATTTTTTTAAGCGTGATTTTTTTATTGGAAGAAAATTGAACGTTTATACAAACTTGTGGTTATTGGTATGGGTATACTTACTAATGTGGTCGTGCATATGCTTCTTACTGTAGTTGTATTTGTGGTTATTCATAGTCATGTAGGGAACCAAAAACCTTTTGCGGATCATTCATAACACATGTTGTTCATGAGTTGCTTGGCTTCTTGGGAGTAATTGGTCTTTCCCCCAAGGACGCAATGGGCAATAAAGTCCTGTAAATGATTTCGAAGTTCatcaggggagggggggggggtcgaaaAGGAGGTTGAAACCCCAGGCCTCTGCATCAATGTGATGCCCACAACCAATTTTATTAGAGCTGATGCAAGGCAACAAGACCAGAGACATCAACAAGCGGAGTACATAACAAGCACAATGATGGTGGAACCATTACAATGCATGAGTTTAACACCCATGACTAAGTCAATTTTTTTCtgcaacaacgcctacaagaaggGATACACGCCCTCACGCCATCGTTGCCGTGTCCAGCCGAAGGCAGTAAGCACAAGGATTTTCATTCTAGTTTATGAGACGGAACAATGAAGGCCAATCCATCAGCAAGGAGACAACACCTTCAACAAGGCAACGACGGGAGTAGACCTGTTGTAAAGTAGACTGCACCAAATCAAATTCCAAGGTTATAAAGTAATAAAACTAGTACACGTTCAGGCTGGTAAAGTAGGCTTCTTGTCGATTTTGTTTTCACGCACGTTTGAATTTCTTTCCCCTGTGTTTCTTGTGTTTGATGAGCAATCCTTTTCATCCTCTCTTAGGCGCTTGTATAAGACGAGCCTAAGCTTAGCCGAGGTCAGAGGCCAACGGCACCTATCGCTTAAATATGTGGTGTCGAGACCAAGTCCTGCTACGTTGCTATGGATCTACGCACGCCGATTTATGCGAGAGCACGGTCCAACTCCAAGTACGTTTCTCCCTCCATCTCACCGCGTGGAAATCTTCGTAGGCGTCAGCAGAGGCCGTAGCAACACTCGGTTTCTCGCATAGAAGCGGTCGACGTCAGTGATGGCACGTGAAGGGGGCTCTTGAACCGGTCCAAACCGGCTAGAATGTCGCGAGCTTCCTCAACTCCAGAGTTTTGAATTGACCCGTACAGCGGCAGCCGCCACCCATCCGAGGGACCAAGTTGTACTATATAAATACGCCGGCGCGCGTCGGTTACGGCACCTCAATTCCGAACGCCGGCCGCAGGAGAACAAGAGCGACAGGCCTCCCAGTCCCAGACGAAACAGAGCAATACAGTCAGAAAGGGCAGAGAGAGCAACCGGCCGGCTGTGTCGGTGGGAGAGGATATACATTGGTTAGTTTTCCAGCAAGATCGACAGAGCAATGGGGCGCGGTCTTCTTGAGGTGCATCTGGTCGACGCCAAGGGCCTCTCCGGCACCGATTTCCTCGGTGAGCACTCCGCTGCGCGCCTTCCGTAGAACTTGGATTGCCTTCGGTTTGCTCTGTTATTTGCGTTCGGCTGTGGATGGAGATTCATCTGATTTTACCTCTATACGCGCAGGGAAGATCGACCCGTATGTGATCGTGCAGTACCGGAGCCAGGAGCGCAAGAGCCGCACCGCCCGAGGTCAGTCCCTGCTTCCACAATCTCGCTCGACATGGTCCACCGTTGAGTTCGACAGCATACCTATGGATATGGCGATTTCATGAATGAACCACGTTGCCATGTAATGCAGATGCGGGGAGGAACCCGAGCTGGAACGAGGTGTTCAGGTTCCAGATCAACTCCTCCGCCGCCAATGGGCAAGATAAGCTGGTCTTCCGGATCATGGACCACGACAACTTCTCCCGCGACGATTTCCTCGGCCAAGCAACGTGAGTGAACTCTTCTTACTCCCAGCTGCGAAGCATCAGCATCAGCAGATAACTAAAAGGGCAAATTAAAGAAAAAGGAAAGGTCCTAATTCAATTACTGAATATGTCTCCGTGATGCAGGATCAGTGTGACTGGCCTGATCAGCATGGGCATGGAGAGCGGCAAGTCGCAGCTGAACCCGGCCAAGTACAGGGTGGTCACCGCCGACAACTCGTACCACGGCGAGATCAAAATCGGCATCACCTTCACTGCCGCAAAGGTTGATGCCCATGGCAAGGTTGAAGAAGACGGAGCACAGGTTGGAGGCTGGACGCACAGATTTCGTGAGCACAAGGCCTGAGGGTCCTTCGGTCGTGCATAATTAGTGGAATAGTGGTGTTGGATGTGGCCTATGATTGAATGATGTGACTCCAAGTGTGTATGCTGTATTTTGTAGCACTTTAGTCAGAACAGCTTAAGATCACCAGATTCTTTTGAAACGACATACATACTCCGTGTCGAATTCTCCATTGTTGAATGCTTGTTGACACCAGTATCAGTCTAGATACTAAGCTCCCAGGATTTGCAGACCCCTGGTGAATCGGGGATGTAGTTCTCGCTGGAGGCCCCATCTGTAAGTGGGTGGATGGCTGTGTGTTTTCTTTGGTCCATTACGTGGCGCCCGTAGACGATACAGACCTTTGGTCGTACGATCACGGTGAAAAGACCATCACAACCGCCCGacaagaaaaaaaaaactacttcTGCAGCCGCCGCCCCAATCCTCATCTCGATTTCCACTTCCCTCGCATGCAAGGGCATGGTCAATCCCGCGCCGCCCTCCTGCCGTCGGGCCGCCGTCACCCACGCGGCTCCACCGCTCCCTCTTCCGTTTCCATTCCctcgccgcctccacctcctcctcatagAACGGGCATGGCAGTACCAAGCGGtggagctcggggaggggcggaggtcgaggtggggacgggcccggggcgagGTCGAGGTGGGAACGGGCCGAGGGTGGCGGAGCTCATGTTGGGTGAGCTCGGAGATGGGCGCCGGTGCTGGAAGCTCGATTCTGGCGCCGCCGAGCTCAAGGTAAGGAAAGCCTTCGGGATAACCACGAATGTGTACAAAAATGCCCGGATTAGTGAAAAACAAGGGGCTCCTCACCTTCCTCTACTAGCGGTTCGGTAATTCTCTTTTGTCCTCCTGATAACTCTCACGTGCGCTGTGATGCGCAGACCAAGCTCCCTATATATTGCACTGACGACGCCTGATGTCCCAGTGGTCGGCTGCAGCGTAGCCTCTTCACAGGTCCCCTGTCCTATTCGCCGATTTCTACCTTGATTAGTTTGTTGTCGTGTTCTCTGCAATGTTTGGTTCATTCTTTGCCTAAAACTGTAGCTTATCTTTGCACAAATCTGAAGAGAAGTATTGTATGCAAGCTGCTAAAGCTTCAACAAAAAAGCTTCTCTGCAAAACTGTCTATCTCTGTAGCTTATTTCAGCAGTAAAAATGCTTCTGTGCAACGTTGTTTTGTTCAGTATGTATACAATGCCACTGTTTGTATTTTCAACGGACTGAAAAACTGATCTTTGTGTTTTCTAATGACTAAAAACGGGCTGAAAAATATGCTGCATTGGGATGCCTGAAAAACTGTTGTTTGTCTTTGTCCCACGGCACTGGATGCGTGGTTCGTCAAGTGTGGAAGTTTTTTTGCTTTGAGTCTTTGATGTCCGTTGGATAGTGCTTGGAGGGCTGCTATGATGTCCAGATCCATGACCGCGTAGACAGAGATAAAACCAGAGACAATATATACTTATTTTGTGTTGTCTGGCGTGGTGATTTTATTGGCGTAAAGCTAATCTACAAGTTTCTTAGTAGCTTAAACTCTTTAATTTCAGTGCCTTCTTTCGAAAATACATAATTTTAGCCCAAGGAAATTGTATATAGTGATTATCTTATTATTGCTTCTACTCTTATTCTGATACAGTTCCAGAACAATGATGATGACTCACTGTGAGTAAGCTTGATTTCCTTCCAGAATCTTATGTATCCTCTTGATGAGAAGTCAGCTTTATCTGGATTGGGCCATTACAACGGAATCGAACCATTGCACGACAATGGTAATTTAAAACCTTGGCTTGAATTTCGTATACCAAATTACAGGAAGTACTTGAAGATGTTTCTTGCATGAGATGAGCGATTCATGGATGCCTGCAGTATAAGCCCATAACGTACTTTCAACCTGGGAACCAAGATATTTGCCATTAGATTTTGTGCCCGCTGTATTATATACCAGGAGGACAATCACTTCCAGTGAAAAGACCAGGAAAACGGTCATTAGCCATCAATTTGGACAGAGTAGATCCAACACTATTTGTTTATGGACTGTGATATTTGGCACACATGTGTCATATAAGCAAAACTGTCACACCTCTACTTCTTTTATTTTAAAGTACCACACGATTTCTCGTTCTTTGACCTCGCCTCCTCCCAAATGACCCCGCAGGCTCGCCCGAGAAACCAACCTGCTTCTCCCGCACATTACGGGCGCCCACCCCCGGAAAAACTGCCACTACTTCACGTCTACCACATGATTTCTCCTCAGGACAAAGTTACCATGATATTCGTATGCAAGTTATCAGGCCTGTGTTGTATAACTTACCATACTATTTACATAGAACGTATCAGGTACTATGCTTCAACAACTACACCCCCTTCAAAGTTACCACTGTGTTTTGTACACAAATTATAAGGTCTTCGATGTGTAAAATACCATGGTACTTAtacataagttatcagggtatATGTACATCAACCTCCCCCCGGTCAAAGTTACCATGAGGGATTGTACATGAGTTACCGGGTCTACAGTTCATATATTATCATGGTACTTGCACTTAAAAacctgggtgtcggtgtcaaaaccggctgatctcgggtagggggtcccgaactgtgcgctaggccggatggtaacaggaagcaagaaacacgatgttttacccaggttcgggccctcttgatggaggtaaaaccctacgtcctgcttgattaatattgatgatatggatagtacaagagtagatctaccacgagatcaaggaggctaaaccctagaagctagcctatggtatgattgttgtatgatggagttgtcctacggactaaaaccctccggtttatatagacaccggagagggttagggttacacaaagtcggttacaatggtaggagatcttgaatatccgcatcgccaggcttgccttccacgccaaggaaagtcccatctggacacgggacgaagtcttcaatcttgtatcttcatagtcctggagtccggctgaaggtatagtccggctacccgaacaccccctaatccaggactccctcagtagcccctgaaccaggcttcaatgacaacgagtccggcgcgcagattgtcttcggcattgcaaggcgggtttctcctccaaattcttcataaaagtttgtaaacaccaagagtagtgtccggctttgcaaaataagtttccacgtattgccacagagagaataatattaacacaaatctaatctactgacgtattccgcagcgtgacatcacactacggccaagcctttattcgaatcattttcacttttccacctcagcgtgttttgcgaggcggtttccttggcacgtcttgtcaaagtagagatcgtgtcccccatttacgggattctcatcaatacggacgtgggtaacccaaccgcgccatttatcacggcgcttgggaggcaagcgagttttactaggctggtgaggacgcatagtcgcatccgcccatataaggggataaggatccacctttttacctatgccttcttcctcctttgcctatccatcttctgcgcacccgagctccagcgcccaagcccgcacttcctacctcaaccttctccaacaatgtccggagcgggaggcaagtggatggtctcctccgtcacggagggccatgtcaaaaagctaaggaaggccggatacttgtccaaagacatcgcgcaccggcttcctgaggaggggcagcttctccccaccccaaagccccatgagagggtagtatttcttccccacttcctccgcgaactgggttttcctctccacccatttgtccgcgggctcatgttctactatggcctagatttccacgatctggccccgaacttcatcctcaatatctcggcgtttatcgtcgtgtgcgaggctttcctctgtgTCCGCCCCCATTtaggcctctggctcaagaccttcaacgtcaagccaaaggtggtgcgcggcaaccaggcagagtgcggaggtgccatggcgggtaaaatagccaacgtcctatggctcgagggctcctttgtggagaccttgaaggggtggcagtcagggtggttttacatcaccgagccacgcgatccgaagtggatcgcagcccctgaattccgatccggaccccctacgcggctcacgtcctggaaggagacgggcttgtcgtggggcgacgaagaagaggtgaccgaactacaaaaatgcatccagtccctggtgaacaagcagctcaagcttgtcaacgtagtccaggtcatgctcgtccgccggatccttccgtgtcaagaacgggacttcaatttgtgggagttcaacccggcgcagcaccaaactttgagcaggctcttcgacacgacgtacgaagatgcctggaaggggctaaccaaaggcgccgaggctcccacatccgcctccaaagaccgcggattcagctcgcagcatcctgctgtcgaggtaagatattttcatcttttacaggatgttaagttttttcatagtttgactctatgcgggatctaaactccctcacctttgacaggcttggcaggcgaagtccgaactgattaactgtccggctcccttgcccgaagacccagcccctgctttcctagtgaagctgctagttccggcaccttatgtggtgccggagaagaaggccaagaagaagaaggccatggggactcgaaagagttcccggcatatggtggtcggactcgtcgtccgacgagtccgagacgcactcctcccgtgaagacgaggaggaggaagaagaaacctctccccctccagcggggggaggaaataagaggaaggccgcccagtaggggaggccgaagggtccaagaagacgAAAACCCCTCCGCCAGACTACGCCCCCgatgccgacgaggacgaagaggagtggccggacagggccaagcgtccggcgaaattaTAAGTgtttggataccagagtaactcatgatattccttttgttgcacagctttccctaatgtcgaatataatcatgcagcccgcccaaggataggctcgacgagtcgtcgagcggcttcctggattcatcggacgtgaattcagttccgcccgctgcctccccctgtgctgcggatgacgccgaagtggcatcacgacaagctccggggcaagaggaggtggtccaggaggagccgcgaggcgacctcccggactccaggagtaaaggggacaagaccccccggggctccaagtccggctttaagccggacaccgcgccggaatcatcaatggttccggaccgcggcaggcgaactcctgccaagaggagcaagcctattgagccggcgtcct is from Triticum aestivum cultivar Chinese Spring chromosome 3A, IWGSC CS RefSeq v2.1, whole genome shotgun sequence and encodes:
- the LOC123058781 gene encoding elicitor-responsive protein 1, whose product is MGRGLLEVHLVDAKGLSGTDFLGKIDPYVIVQYRSQERKSRTARDAGRNPSWNEVFRFQINSSAANGQDKLVFRIMDHDNFSRDDFLGQATISVTGLISMGMESGKSQLNPAKYRVVTADNSYHGEIKIGITFTAAKVDAHGKVEEDGAQVGGWTHRFREHKA